The following proteins come from a genomic window of Nitrospira sp.:
- a CDS encoding Peptidase M50, with protein MNGLGRHEHRDLERGLVVDAGEERVPSPADQLESDADKEPSSFSKWTLPIVLFLLTVFTTLWAGAYQAYTGPARGPLDFLLSYPETLWRGIPFAGALLFILTTHEFGHYLLSKIHRVPASLPLFIPGPPHFIGTFGAIIRMRGPILSRRALFDIGVAGPLAGFVVAVIALIVGLNLSTVVERTATYGLHLGEPLLLQFMSWIVIGPLPPEADVVLHPIGFAAWFGLFVTSLNLLPIGQLDGGHVAYALWGRRQRTMALAFLPILLFLGFYGWSGWFLWAFMAGLWGVGHPPVMDPYVPLGRSRTIVGWIALGVFVVTFAPVPFSFH; from the coding sequence ATGAATGGATTGGGACGGCATGAACATCGCGATCTCGAAAGAGGTCTTGTCGTGGACGCCGGCGAAGAGCGGGTTCCATCGCCGGCGGACCAGCTAGAGAGCGATGCCGACAAAGAACCGTCATCTTTCTCCAAGTGGACCTTGCCGATCGTCCTCTTTCTCCTGACGGTCTTTACCACGTTGTGGGCAGGCGCCTACCAAGCCTATACAGGTCCTGCGCGGGGTCCTTTGGATTTTCTCTTAAGCTATCCGGAGACGCTGTGGCGGGGAATCCCGTTTGCCGGCGCACTGCTCTTTATCCTCACGACACACGAGTTCGGACATTATCTGTTGTCTAAAATTCACCGCGTTCCCGCTTCCTTGCCGCTGTTCATTCCGGGGCCTCCTCACTTCATCGGGACATTCGGCGCCATCATCCGCATGCGGGGTCCGATTCTGAGTCGTCGCGCCTTGTTCGACATCGGAGTCGCCGGTCCCTTGGCGGGCTTTGTGGTCGCCGTCATTGCACTGATCGTCGGTCTTAATCTCTCCACCGTCGTGGAGCGAACCGCTACGTACGGATTACACCTTGGCGAGCCCTTGTTGCTACAGTTCATGTCGTGGATCGTGATCGGACCATTACCGCCGGAGGCTGACGTCGTGCTCCATCCGATCGGCTTTGCCGCTTGGTTCGGACTCTTTGTCACCTCTCTTAATCTTCTTCCAATCGGTCAGCTCGACGGTGGCCATGTCGCCTATGCCTTGTGGGGTCGGCGACAGCGGACGATGGCGCTGGCCTTTCTCCCGATTTTGTTGTTCTTAGGATTCTATGGCTGGTCGGGTTGGTTCCTGTGGGCGTTCATGGCGGGATTGTGGGGCGTGGGGCATCCTCCTGTCATGGATCCGTATGTTCCATTGGGTCGTAGCCGGACGATCGTCGGATGGATTGCGCTTGGAGTCTTCGTCGTCACCTTCGCGCCGGTGCCGTTTTCATTCCATTAG
- a CDS encoding Mobile element protein: protein MVRRYGLRDDQWQRIEQLLPDRDDTVGVTAKDNRLFVEAVVYRYRSGIPWRDLPERFGDWNNIARRQKRWSDSGVWQRVFEHLAEDADNE from the coding sequence ATGGTGAGACGCTATGGATTGCGCGATGATCAATGGCAACGGATCGAACAGTTATTGCCTGACCGCGACGACACGGTCGGCGTCACGGCGAAGGATAATCGCCTGTTTGTCGAGGCCGTTGTTTACCGCTACCGCTCGGGCATTCCGTGGCGCGACCTGCCTGAGCGTTTCGGGGACTGGAACAACATTGCTCGCCGCCAGAAAAGATGGTCGGACAGTGGGGTCTGGCAACGGGTGTTTGAGCATCTGGCCGAAGACGCCGACAACGAATAG
- a CDS encoding putative Zn-dependent protease: MMQVPRHRLGWRGSLRDMGRTIGMLTILLTSAVVAYSADPTLNDPRTMAFKPVEFSPPEPERVVLDNGMVLYLLEDHELPLVTITATMRTGSWLDPTDKIGLAGMTGAVMRTGGGGGLSAEQVDTELEQFAGDVSIGIGRQSGSASLDVLSKDVKRGLEIFAGLLRAPAFEPARVEMAKLQAIEGIRRRQDHPGSVVSREFAKMLYGPAHPSARESSVDSITRITRDDLVTFHRNTIHPNGMILGVTGDFKSDEMLSLLRKMFGDWKKGTVPELKIPDVPEAEPPGLVVRFVGKDTSQTHLRVGHLSIKENDPDYVALAIANDILGGSSFRSRLFNDVRSKRGLAYSVGSRLNTGTHDQGVWLMRAETKLISTQEVIERFVANIERMRVESVTDAELAEAKEAYVNSFVFSFSSPSAIVSRLIELEYDGLPKNFLQQLRDKVVQLTKEDVLAAAKKHLRPDQLKIVAVGSGEALPKALATFGDVKEIKLSPEG; encoded by the coding sequence ATGATGCAGGTACCGCGGCACCGATTGGGATGGCGGGGGAGTCTTCGTGACATGGGAAGAACGATCGGCATGTTGACGATACTGTTGACGTCCGCTGTCGTCGCCTATTCGGCCGATCCGACACTCAATGATCCCAGAACCATGGCATTTAAGCCGGTTGAATTTTCACCACCGGAGCCGGAACGAGTCGTTCTGGACAACGGCATGGTCCTCTATCTTCTGGAAGACCATGAATTACCGTTGGTGACGATCACGGCTACGATGCGGACCGGGAGTTGGCTCGATCCGACCGATAAGATCGGACTGGCGGGCATGACCGGTGCGGTGATGCGCACCGGTGGTGGGGGAGGCCTTTCGGCAGAGCAGGTTGATACGGAATTGGAGCAATTTGCGGGCGATGTGAGTATCGGGATCGGGCGTCAATCAGGATCGGCGTCTCTCGATGTCCTCAGCAAGGATGTGAAACGGGGATTGGAGATCTTTGCCGGTCTTCTGCGAGCGCCGGCGTTCGAACCCGCTCGTGTCGAGATGGCCAAGTTGCAGGCCATCGAGGGAATTCGCCGACGGCAGGATCACCCCGGGTCTGTCGTCAGCCGGGAATTTGCCAAGATGCTCTATGGGCCCGCTCATCCGAGCGCTCGAGAAAGTTCGGTGGATTCGATCACACGCATCACAAGGGATGACCTCGTGACGTTCCATCGCAACACGATTCACCCGAACGGGATGATCCTCGGTGTCACGGGAGACTTCAAGTCGGACGAGATGCTGAGTTTGCTGCGCAAAATGTTTGGGGATTGGAAGAAGGGCACTGTGCCGGAGTTGAAGATTCCCGATGTGCCGGAAGCGGAGCCGCCTGGATTGGTCGTCAGGTTCGTCGGGAAAGACACCTCGCAGACCCATCTCCGGGTGGGACATCTCTCGATCAAGGAGAACGATCCCGACTACGTCGCATTGGCCATCGCGAACGATATTTTGGGCGGAAGTTCGTTCCGCAGCCGCTTGTTCAACGATGTGCGGTCGAAACGGGGATTGGCCTATTCCGTCGGCAGCCGACTCAATACGGGAACGCACGATCAAGGTGTCTGGCTGATGCGGGCGGAAACCAAATTAATTTCCACCCAGGAAGTGATCGAGCGGTTTGTCGCGAATATCGAACGAATGCGCGTTGAGTCGGTGACCGACGCGGAGCTTGCGGAAGCGAAAGAGGCGTACGTCAATTCGTTCGTATTTTCCTTTTCCAGCCCGTCGGCCATCGTCAGCCGGTTGATTGAGTTGGAGTATGATGGGCTGCCGAAGAACTTTCTCCAACAGCTGCGCGACAAGGTCGTGCAGCTGACCAAGGAAGACGTCCTGGCGGCGGCCAAGAAACATTTGCGCCCGGATCAATTGAAGATCGTCGCCGTCGGATCAGGGGAGGCGTTGCCGAAGGCCCTTGCGACGTTTGGAGACGTGAAAGAAATCAAACTCAGTCCGGAAGGATAA
- a CDS encoding Phosphoglycolate phosphatase — MDKIPVDLMIFDLDGTLIESKWDIAQSVNFTLVELGLPERPIEEIFGFVGDGVKRLLRLAVGEGNRARFDEALKIFRSHYLEHCLDRTSFYPGIEPMLQHFIHKDKAIATNKSIEYTHVILNGLGPQHFRYMVGGDNGFGLKPEPGMLLHIMEKAGASKERTVLVGDSTNDINGGHNAGIRVCAVGYGMGNRTKMEACLPDWFIEKPEQLMEIFI, encoded by the coding sequence ATGGATAAAATTCCCGTGGATTTGATGATTTTCGACTTGGACGGAACGCTGATCGAATCGAAGTGGGACATCGCGCAATCCGTCAACTTCACCCTCGTCGAGTTGGGATTGCCCGAACGCCCGATTGAAGAAATTTTCGGTTTTGTCGGTGACGGCGTCAAGCGGTTGCTGCGCCTTGCAGTCGGAGAGGGAAATCGGGCCAGGTTCGATGAGGCGCTGAAGATCTTTCGAAGCCATTATCTCGAACATTGCTTAGACCGGACCAGCTTCTACCCCGGTATTGAACCGATGCTGCAACATTTCATCCACAAAGACAAGGCGATTGCGACCAACAAGTCCATCGAATACACTCACGTAATCCTGAACGGTTTGGGTCCGCAACATTTCCGATACATGGTCGGCGGAGATAACGGGTTCGGGCTCAAACCGGAACCAGGGATGTTATTGCATATCATGGAAAAAGCAGGTGCCTCGAAAGAGCGGACCGTCCTCGTCGGGGACAGCACGAATGACATCAACGGAGGGCATAACGCCGGCATTCGTGTCTGTGCCGTCGGGTATGGCATGGGGAATCGAACGAAAATGGAGGCTTGTCTACCCGATTGGTTCATTGAAAAACCGGAACAACTCATGGAGATTTTCATATGA
- a CDS encoding Barstar, ribonuclease (Barnase) inhibitor gives MAGNPTLQIHLCNATPPWSALLVVPRGTSASGVVKTPPGYALRTIQGKKCRTPSGLFNEFARALAFPDYFGHNWDALEECLADLEWLPAKGYILLITDTQAVLPEVEEDYDTLLEILDDAGEAWSKGHTADGRSAPFHVVFIIDEQDKSRRKHWELEEFSCTDSRTPKTKPSPTRSAKRHRK, from the coding sequence ATGGCGGGAAACCCTACCTTACAGATTCATCTTTGTAATGCCACCCCTCCCTGGTCGGCTCTTCTTGTCGTTCCTCGAGGGACTTCAGCCTCGGGGGTGGTGAAAACGCCGCCCGGATATGCCCTGCGTACCATCCAGGGAAAGAAATGCCGAACTCCATCGGGACTCTTCAATGAGTTCGCACGCGCACTCGCCTTTCCGGATTACTTTGGACACAACTGGGATGCACTTGAAGAATGTCTGGCTGATTTGGAGTGGCTTCCGGCCAAAGGCTATATCTTGCTCATTACCGACACCCAAGCCGTGCTTCCAGAGGTCGAGGAAGATTACGACACACTGCTGGAAATCCTTGACGACGCCGGTGAAGCCTGGAGCAAGGGACACACCGCCGACGGTCGGAGCGCCCCATTTCATGTCGTGTTTATAATTGACGAGCAAGACAAATCGAGGAGAAAGCACTGGGAGCTGGAGGAATTCTCCTGTACCGATTCGAGGACACCCAAGACGAAACCCAGTCCGACACGTTCAGCGAAGCGGCACAGAAAATAA
- a CDS encoding Guanyl-specific ribonuclease, with protein sequence MFTLRWRWIRLIGLLILLFTFSLTPSASIVAAGLGDGPLDGPLNANTTISKSLPGQTEQPASLATPPQKAYDLLKQLQERGGIPLPGYIGGRDFQNRERRLPWGYYREYDVNPKRRGRGRDAERLVIEQRTGKAYYTGDHYRTFVPLN encoded by the coding sequence GTGTTCACCCTTCGATGGAGATGGATTCGGCTCATCGGCCTTCTCATCCTACTGTTCACGTTCAGCCTGACGCCTTCTGCCTCCATCGTCGCTGCCGGCCTCGGCGACGGACCTCTGGACGGCCCTCTGAATGCCAACACCACTATAAGTAAAAGCTTGCCGGGCCAAACCGAGCAGCCCGCCTCGCTCGCAACACCCCCTCAGAAAGCTTACGACCTGCTCAAACAACTCCAAGAGCGAGGTGGGATACCGCTGCCGGGCTACATCGGGGGACGTGACTTCCAAAACCGAGAACGACGTCTTCCATGGGGCTATTATCGAGAGTATGATGTCAATCCCAAGAGACGAGGCCGCGGGCGCGATGCCGAACGACTCGTCATCGAACAGCGAACCGGGAAAGCCTACTATACCGGAGACCACTACCGAACCTTCGTCCCTCTTAACTAA
- a CDS encoding Mobile element protein: MLPALVAEVQALLGDKAYDAQERVLDLWEKAGVQRVIPPNSNRISQREYDEDLSKIRHLIENFFAKLKQFRGIAPRYDKRASTFLGAIYLAASLIWLN, translated from the coding sequence TTGCTGCCGGCTCTTGTTGCCGAGGTTCAGGCGTTGCTGGGCGACAAAGCGTACGATGCGCAGGAGCGCGTTCTTGACCTGTGGGAAAAAGCCGGCGTTCAACGCGTCATCCCGCCGAACTCAAACCGCATCTCCCAGCGAGAATACGATGAAGACCTGTCGAAGATCAGGCATCTGATCGAGAATTTCTTCGCCAAACTCAAACAGTTCAGAGGCATCGCCCCAAGATACGACAAGCGCGCTTCAACCTTCCTCGGCGCCATCTATCTCGCAGCATCTCTCATCTGGCTTAATTGA
- a CDS encoding putative Zn-dependent protease, producing MKYRSRFRSRLRNGRISRQGKLLLFSLGLALILHLNIGVLFAASPSLAERVIEHKLANGLTILMVERHQTPVVSINITFAVGGINEQVGQTGLAHLYEHMAFKGTRLVGTTNYEKEKPILDELASVGTKLDQLQRDAAAKSGGATVEERAAIESLQSRFLELQTRAAQYVVGNEMALLYQRHGGVGLNASTGKDVTRYMISLPSNRLPLWAAIESDRMANPVLREFYKERGVVMEERRLRNDDSPNGLLFETFTSTAFRAHSYGIPTIGWGSDILSLTPAATEAFFKAHYGPDQATIALVGDINPKETIALIEQTFGKIPAAPPPPPLVTVEPEQRGERRVEVEFDAEPALVIGYHKPGLGHPDDDVFDVIDAVLSDGLTSRLHQALVLEKRLAVSVGSDANHPGVRAPNLFIFTATPLAPHTTAEVEAAVYEEIERLKREPVASKELEKVLNNLDADLVRGLRSNSGLASQLALYQAVAGDWRYILTSRDKVAAVTAADVQRVATQYFTKSNRTVAVLVKKGTDKTVAAIPLGEVKP from the coding sequence ATGAAGTATAGATCCAGGTTCAGGTCGAGGCTGAGGAACGGTCGTATTTCCAGGCAAGGTAAGCTTTTGCTTTTTAGTCTGGGTCTCGCTCTGATCCTTCACCTCAACATTGGCGTACTCTTTGCGGCCTCGCCGAGCCTTGCCGAACGGGTGATTGAACACAAGCTCGCGAACGGATTGACCATTCTTATGGTCGAACGGCATCAGACGCCTGTGGTCTCCATCAACATCACATTCGCAGTGGGCGGCATCAATGAGCAGGTCGGCCAAACCGGTCTCGCGCATCTCTATGAGCACATGGCCTTTAAAGGCACACGGTTGGTCGGCACGACCAACTATGAGAAAGAAAAACCGATTTTGGACGAACTTGCATCGGTCGGGACCAAGCTCGACCAGCTTCAGCGCGATGCAGCTGCAAAGAGCGGTGGCGCGACGGTTGAAGAGCGAGCCGCGATTGAATCACTCCAGAGTCGCTTCTTGGAGCTGCAGACACGGGCTGCGCAGTATGTCGTCGGGAATGAAATGGCGCTGTTGTACCAGCGGCACGGCGGGGTGGGACTCAATGCATCGACGGGCAAGGATGTGACGCGGTACATGATCAGTTTGCCGTCCAATCGGTTGCCTTTGTGGGCGGCTATTGAATCCGATCGAATGGCCAACCCTGTGTTGCGCGAGTTCTACAAGGAACGCGGTGTCGTGATGGAGGAACGGCGCTTGCGTAATGACGACAGCCCGAACGGCCTGTTGTTCGAAACGTTTACCTCAACCGCATTCCGCGCCCATAGCTATGGAATTCCGACCATCGGATGGGGATCCGATATCCTGTCATTAACACCGGCTGCGACGGAAGCCTTCTTCAAGGCCCACTACGGTCCGGATCAAGCCACGATTGCTTTGGTGGGCGATATCAACCCGAAAGAAACGATTGCCTTGATCGAACAGACATTCGGAAAGATTCCTGCGGCGCCGCCGCCTCCTCCTTTGGTGACGGTCGAGCCGGAACAACGAGGCGAGCGACGAGTCGAGGTGGAATTCGATGCGGAACCGGCTCTCGTCATCGGGTACCACAAACCGGGGTTAGGGCATCCGGATGACGATGTGTTTGACGTGATCGATGCGGTGCTAAGCGACGGACTCACGTCTCGCTTGCATCAGGCGTTGGTGCTGGAGAAACGTCTGGCCGTCTCAGTCGGATCGGATGCGAATCATCCGGGCGTGCGTGCGCCGAACCTCTTCATTTTCACGGCGACGCCGTTGGCCCCTCATACGACGGCGGAAGTAGAAGCCGCCGTCTACGAGGAGATCGAGCGGCTGAAGCGTGAACCGGTCGCTTCCAAGGAGCTGGAGAAGGTGCTGAACAATTTGGATGCCGACTTGGTACGAGGTTTGCGGTCGAACAGCGGTCTGGCTTCTCAATTGGCGTTGTATCAGGCGGTGGCCGGTGATTGGCGCTACATCCTGACATCACGCGACAAGGTTGCGGCGGTCACGGCCGCCGATGTCCAGCGGGTGGCGACGCAGTACTTTACCAAGTCGAACCGTACCGTCGCGGTCTTGGTGAAGAAAGGCACGGATAAGACCGTTGCAGCGATTCCCCTTGGCGAGGTGAAGCCATGA
- a CDS encoding MBL-fold metallo-hydrolase superfamily, whose translation MPLEDDFSDILKKARTGQGLSVGDVARMTGLPGGDITALERGDQPRDRAEVRALAKALDLRAEPLEQIAIDKWEPVAQRMPPWVDMVHGSINGYGVQGYVVHDEGEALLVDTAYNAPAMIDLLRRRGMRLVGICLTHGHADHADGIDQILSHREVPVYLGPEDESLLSWKPRTDLLVAPTDGLSIPVGRRTVRCVTTPGHTPGGICYQLDDAQYPVCFVGDTLFAGSIGRSNPKELYSTHLDSVRRRVLTLALDYRLLPGHGPATTVEEELDHNPFGAIQ comes from the coding sequence ATGCCGTTAGAAGACGACTTTTCAGACATTCTCAAAAAAGCGCGAACAGGCCAAGGGCTCTCGGTCGGGGATGTTGCAAGGATGACGGGGTTGCCCGGCGGCGATATTACGGCGTTGGAACGCGGCGATCAGCCGAGGGACCGCGCGGAGGTGCGCGCGCTGGCAAAGGCCTTGGATCTCCGAGCTGAGCCGCTCGAGCAAATCGCCATCGATAAGTGGGAACCTGTTGCCCAACGCATGCCGCCCTGGGTGGACATGGTTCATGGGTCTATTAATGGATATGGTGTACAGGGGTACGTTGTGCATGATGAGGGCGAGGCATTGTTGGTCGACACCGCCTATAACGCCCCCGCGATGATTGATCTGCTTCGCCGGCGAGGGATGCGTCTCGTCGGCATCTGTCTGACACATGGCCATGCGGACCATGCGGATGGGATCGATCAGATCCTGAGCCATCGTGAAGTTCCGGTCTATCTTGGTCCCGAAGATGAGAGTTTGCTGAGTTGGAAGCCGAGGACGGACTTGCTGGTTGCGCCGACGGATGGATTGTCTATCCCGGTCGGACGCCGGACAGTCCGATGTGTGACGACGCCGGGTCATACGCCGGGCGGCATCTGTTATCAGCTGGATGATGCACAATACCCCGTCTGTTTTGTCGGGGATACCCTCTTTGCCGGATCGATCGGCCGGTCCAATCCCAAGGAATTGTATTCGACTCATCTCGATTCGGTTCGCCGCCGTGTGCTGACCCTCGCACTCGATTATCGCCTCTTGCCCGGACATGGCCCTGCCACGACCGTTGAGGAAGAACTTGATCATAATCCGTTTGGGGCGATTCAATAG
- a CDS encoding potassium-transporting ATPase A chain: protein MATNAIFQVLVFFGVLLALVKPLGWYMARVYEGKPCGLDRLLGPIEQAMYRLSGVRQDDEMDWKRYGVAMLLFNAAGLFFLYGLQRLQNLLPFNPANLGGVAPDLAFNTAASFTTNTNWQSYGGETMMIYLTQMLGMTVQNFMSAATGMAVLVALIRGLSRSTSMTLGNFWSDLVRGTLYILLPLALVVATVLVSQGAVQTLHSSQTASLLEAVHYENPITDANGQPVLDEKGRPKTELATASEQILVVGPVASQVAIKHLGTNGGGFFNANAAHPFESPTPLTDFLLILAEAVIAASLIYTFGKMVGDTRQGWVILSAMMIILLVFVIGAYLAESSGNPRLASLGVDQGVSAQQPGGNMEGKELRFGIARTALFAAVTTATSTGAIDSMHDSLTPLGGLVPLFLMQFGEVILGGVGSGLYGMIVFAIIAVFVAGLMVGRTPEYLGKKIEPYEMKMAALLILIMPIVVLGFTALAISTETGRSSILNPGPHGFSEVLYAYTSQGNNNGSAFAGLNANTPFYNLTGGIAMLISRFWLAIPTLALAGALARKKMVPAGPGTLPTHTPLFVVLLIGVVVMVGALTFLPALALGPIVEELMMRGS, encoded by the coding sequence ATGGCGACGAATGCAATCTTCCAAGTACTCGTGTTTTTTGGCGTGCTGCTGGCTCTTGTAAAGCCGTTAGGCTGGTACATGGCGAGAGTGTATGAGGGCAAACCTTGTGGCTTGGACCGTCTCTTGGGTCCCATTGAACAGGCGATGTATCGACTCTCCGGCGTTCGACAAGATGATGAGATGGATTGGAAACGCTATGGGGTGGCGATGCTGCTCTTCAATGCCGCCGGCCTCTTCTTTCTCTATGGCTTGCAGCGGCTACAAAATCTTTTGCCATTCAACCCGGCCAACCTTGGTGGCGTCGCACCAGATCTGGCCTTCAATACGGCTGCGAGCTTCACGACTAATACCAATTGGCAGTCGTATGGCGGCGAAACCATGATGATTTACTTGACACAAATGCTCGGGATGACGGTGCAAAACTTCATGTCTGCCGCGACGGGAATGGCAGTGCTTGTGGCTTTGATCCGGGGCTTGAGCCGAAGCACGTCGATGACGCTCGGAAATTTCTGGAGCGACCTGGTCCGCGGTACGCTCTATATCCTCTTGCCGTTGGCGCTCGTGGTGGCGACCGTCTTGGTCTCGCAAGGAGCCGTGCAGACATTGCACTCGTCTCAGACGGCTTCACTTTTGGAAGCGGTTCATTATGAAAATCCTATAACAGACGCGAACGGGCAGCCGGTGCTCGACGAAAAGGGAAGGCCTAAGACCGAGTTGGCCACCGCATCTGAGCAGATATTGGTGGTCGGGCCGGTCGCCTCGCAAGTGGCCATAAAACATCTTGGAACCAACGGGGGCGGCTTCTTCAACGCCAACGCCGCACATCCGTTTGAGAGTCCTACACCTCTCACGGATTTTCTCCTCATCCTAGCAGAGGCTGTGATTGCAGCATCGTTGATCTACACCTTCGGGAAAATGGTGGGTGATACTCGGCAAGGGTGGGTGATTCTCTCGGCGATGATGATCATACTGCTTGTCTTTGTGATCGGCGCGTATCTAGCTGAGTCATCCGGCAATCCGCGTCTCGCATCGTTGGGAGTTGATCAAGGGGTGAGCGCTCAGCAGCCGGGCGGCAATATGGAAGGCAAAGAACTACGCTTCGGCATAGCGCGAACAGCTCTATTTGCCGCCGTCACGACTGCCACCTCGACCGGCGCCATCGACTCGATGCACGATTCCTTGACTCCGCTCGGAGGTCTGGTCCCTCTGTTCCTAATGCAATTCGGTGAAGTCATCCTGGGCGGTGTCGGCTCGGGTCTGTACGGCATGATCGTGTTCGCCATCATCGCCGTATTTGTTGCCGGTCTCATGGTCGGACGGACACCGGAATACTTGGGGAAGAAGATCGAGCCCTATGAGATGAAAATGGCCGCGCTCCTCATTCTTATCATGCCGATCGTAGTCTTGGGTTTCACTGCCCTTGCGATCAGCACCGAGACGGGGCGATCTTCTATTTTGAATCCCGGCCCTCATGGGTTCAGTGAGGTTCTCTACGCCTATACGTCCCAGGGAAACAACAACGGCAGCGCGTTTGCCGGACTCAATGCGAATACTCCCTTTTACAACCTCACCGGCGGGATCGCGATGCTGATCTCTCGATTCTGGTTGGCTATCCCGACCCTGGCTCTCGCAGGCGCTCTGGCTCGCAAAAAAATGGTGCCGGCCGGCCCTGGGACTTTGCCGACACACACACCGTTGTTCGTGGTGCTCTTGATCGGCGTCGTCGTGATGGTCGGGGCGCTCACGTTTTTACCAGCTCTAGCCTTGGGGCCGATCGTTGAGGAGCTGATGATGAGGGGATCGTAA